Part of the Fusobacterium sp. SYSU M8D902 genome, GAATATTCCTGTTGTTTCAATAGTTTTTAAAAGTTCTGCTGCTTTTTCTAATACCTCTTTAGCTCTGTTTTCCATTATTCCACCCTTTTTAAATTGGATGTCATTTCCTAAATCTTCCATATTGTTGAAGATATATTTTGCATTTTCAATAGAAAGTGCTCTATCTGACATAAATGGAGTATGGATTGCTTCTGTTAACATTCCTAATAGGTGAACTTTTTGACCTGTCATTATACTTACCATATTAAATAAAGCATCTTGTACATGTCCTTTAAATATATTTCCTGTCATAAATTTTGTAGGTGGCATATATTTTAAAGGTGCTTTAGGGAAGATCTCTCTTGCCATTTGAGCTTGTGCTAACTCATATAAGAATCCATTTTTTGTATCTGGATGCATTTCAAAAGCGTGTCCAAGTCCCATTTGCTCTTCAGGAAGTCCTGCTACTAATGCGAACTGCTCATTTATAAATTGAGAAGCTAATACTGTATGTGCCTCTTCAATTGCGTCAGCAGTAGTTAGGTAGTTATCCTCTCCAGTATTGATTATAACTCCTGCAAATCCATTGATTACTCTTGAGAAGAATTGGTCAATTAATGTTCTCTTCATATTGATATCTCTAAATAGAATTCCGTATAATGCGTCGTTAAGCATCATATCTAGTCTTTCTAATGCTCCCATAGCTGCTATTTCTGGCATACATAATCCTGAACAATAGTTACATAATCTTATATATCTTTTTAACTCTACTCCAACTTCATCAAGTGCTTTTCTCATAATTCTAAAGTTTTCTTGAGTGGCAACAGTTCCTCCAAATCCCTCTGTTGTAGCTCCGTATGGAACATAGTCTAGAAGTGATTGTCCAGTAGTTCTGATAACTGCTATAACGTCTGCACCTTGTCTTGCAGCAGCAACAGCTTGAGTAACGTCCTCATAGATATTTCCTGTTGCAACTATAACATAGATATATGGACCTTTTTTATCTCCATAAACACCTAAATACTCTTCTCTTTTTGCTCTATTTGCTTTAACTCTTTCTACAGTTTTCTCTACTATTGGTTTTAATGCAAGTCTGATATCGAAATCATCATGCCACTTCATTTTTGTAATATCTAACTCTTTTTTAGCTATTTTTTCTGCTATCTCTTGTGGTTGTAATCCTGTTTCTAGCATAGCATTTCCAATATATTTAGCTACTCCTAAAGATAGGTTTCCATTCTCTTTTATGAAATCTACTACTACGTTAGGTAATGGAACTTCAAAATCATCTATTCCATCTATTCCTAATAATCTACATATAGTTCTTTCAACAGTTACTGTACTATGTTTATCTATAAATACTTGGGCATCAGCAGCTATATTCTTCGCTGAAGTACGAGCCTCTTCTA contains:
- the kamD gene encoding lysine 5,6-aminomutase subunit alpha; translated protein: MESKLNLNWNLVEEARTSAKNIAADAQVFIDKHSTVTVERTICRLLGIDGIDDFEVPLPNVVVDFIKENGNLSLGVAKYIGNAMLETGLQPQEIAEKIAKKELDITKMKWHDDFDIRLALKPIVEKTVERVKANRAKREEYLGVYGDKKGPYIYVIVATGNIYEDVTQAVAAARQGADVIAVIRTTGQSLLDYVPYGATTEGFGGTVATQENFRIMRKALDEVGVELKRYIRLCNYCSGLCMPEIAAMGALERLDMMLNDALYGILFRDINMKRTLIDQFFSRVINGFAGVIINTGEDNYLTTADAIEEAHTVLASQFINEQFALVAGLPEEQMGLGHAFEMHPDTKNGFLYELAQAQMAREIFPKAPLKYMPPTKFMTGNIFKGHVQDALFNMVSIMTGQKVHLLGMLTEAIHTPFMSDRALSIENAKYIFNNMEDLGNDIQFKKGGIMENRAKEVLEKAAELLKTIETTGIFKTIEGGVFAGIRRPIDGGKGLAGVFEKDSSYFNPFIESMLGGKR